Proteins found in one Cellulomonas palmilytica genomic segment:
- a CDS encoding anti-sigma factor family protein, whose amino-acid sequence MTHHLGSQLSALVDGRLSAAATERVLTHVARCPQCADELSAARLARRALAAAASDDVPLAPDLTARLMSLAGSVPAPAPAPVPAPRDPFAQPAIGVPELHGRRARALRGEVAQRRQVSRLAAGSLAGVGAIAAMLFVLGDRPAVSPVGHPGEDLDLLGSASAASVLAAAAQGEPDRQDEPGLAQSLRARGWAFPDTLPAGWSITGTRWDDEARELEIDLAGPQGTLVVTEQEGRLDTTALRGAERVTIGEHQAYVLSYAPWHVVWQCDSTVVQVVSGGDASAIVEAFPAKAFDGGLPARMSRGWSTVAGVIGRP is encoded by the coding sequence GTGACGCACCACCTCGGCTCCCAGCTCAGCGCGCTCGTCGACGGGCGGCTCTCGGCCGCCGCGACCGAGCGGGTGCTCACGCACGTCGCCCGCTGCCCGCAGTGCGCGGACGAGCTCTCGGCGGCCCGTCTCGCCCGGCGCGCCCTGGCCGCGGCCGCGAGCGACGACGTGCCGCTCGCGCCCGACCTCACGGCCCGCCTCATGTCGCTCGCGGGGTCCGTCCCCGCGCCCGCCCCCGCTCCCGTGCCCGCACCGCGCGACCCGTTCGCGCAGCCCGCGATCGGGGTCCCGGAGCTGCACGGCCGCCGGGCGCGCGCGCTGCGCGGCGAGGTCGCCCAGCGGCGGCAGGTCTCGCGGCTCGCGGCGGGGTCGCTCGCGGGTGTCGGCGCGATCGCGGCGATGCTGTTCGTGCTGGGGGACCGGCCCGCGGTCTCGCCCGTCGGGCATCCCGGGGAGGACCTCGACCTGCTCGGCAGCGCGTCGGCCGCCTCGGTGCTCGCGGCGGCAGCGCAGGGCGAGCCCGACCGGCAGGACGAGCCCGGGCTGGCCCAGTCCCTGCGGGCGCGCGGGTGGGCGTTCCCCGACACGCTGCCCGCCGGCTGGAGCATCACCGGGACGCGGTGGGACGACGAGGCGCGCGAGCTCGAGATCGACCTCGCCGGGCCGCAGGGCACGCTCGTCGTGACCGAGCAGGAGGGGCGCCTCGACACGACTGCCCTGCGCGGTGCGGAGCGCGTGACGATCGGGGAGCACCAGGCGTACGTGCTGTCGTACGCGCCGTGGCACGTCGTCTGGCAGTGCGACTCGACGGTCGTGCAGGTCGTCTCGGGCGGTGACGCCTCCGCGATCGTCGAGGCGTTCCCCGCCAAGGCGTTCGACGGCGGGCTGCCCGCGCGCATGTCGCGCGGGTGGTCGACCGTGGCCGGGGTGATCGGCCGCCCATGA
- a CDS encoding S1C family serine protease: MSTSDEPARPAGAHPEPALEPTVPEPETAAPPATDAPTPAPPASVADAATPAPAAPSLFAEPYGRPANPYGPPATYPQLGHSQPPAAPHPPAVRVGAQPHGLTPPGLHGPQGAQPPYAPGPQPAPWYAPYGAAGPQPGVVGAPGQQGSPETGESRRRARRGLSAGWVAGLVALALGAGLVGGLAGARLLDRDDRLADAGLPATVTRPTDAAGNPVGGAMVDGSVAEIAAAVLPSVVSIQSSGSSGTATGSGFVLRQDGYLLTNNHVVAGGTGSGGSLVVTFADGREADATLVGSTADYDLAVIKVDVEGLVPLALGDSDAVRVGDPVVAVGAPLGLEGTVTTGIVSALNRPVSAGDEADTAFINAIQTDAAINPGNSGGPLVNAAGEVIGINSAIAQPPGQTAQTGGSIGLGFAIGSNQARRTATQLIETGRATYPIIGVLLDRQYTGEGVRVSSQAQQGQDPVTAGGPAQDAGIRPGDVIVAIDGRPVTDPDELIVAIRAHEPGEVIELTVRSRGEDRTLQVELDESE, encoded by the coding sequence ATGAGCACGTCCGACGAGCCCGCGCGCCCGGCCGGCGCGCACCCCGAGCCCGCCCTGGAGCCGACCGTGCCCGAGCCGGAGACCGCCGCGCCGCCCGCCACCGACGCCCCGACCCCCGCACCCCCGGCGTCGGTCGCGGACGCCGCGACGCCGGCACCTGCCGCCCCCAGCCTGTTCGCCGAGCCCTACGGACGGCCCGCGAACCCGTACGGCCCGCCCGCGACGTACCCGCAGCTCGGCCACTCGCAGCCGCCGGCCGCGCCGCACCCGCCGGCCGTGCGCGTCGGTGCGCAGCCGCACGGTCTGACACCGCCCGGGCTGCACGGCCCGCAGGGCGCGCAGCCGCCGTACGCGCCCGGCCCGCAGCCCGCGCCCTGGTACGCGCCGTACGGCGCCGCCGGACCGCAGCCCGGGGTCGTCGGTGCGCCGGGTCAGCAGGGCTCGCCGGAGACCGGGGAGAGCCGGCGCCGGGCGCGGCGTGGCCTGTCGGCCGGGTGGGTCGCGGGGCTCGTCGCGCTCGCGCTCGGTGCGGGGCTCGTCGGTGGGCTCGCGGGGGCGCGGCTGCTCGACCGGGACGACCGGCTCGCGGACGCGGGCCTGCCCGCCACCGTCACGCGGCCGACGGACGCCGCGGGGAACCCCGTGGGCGGGGCGATGGTGGACGGCTCGGTCGCCGAGATCGCGGCGGCCGTGCTGCCGAGCGTCGTGTCGATCCAGTCGTCGGGCTCGTCGGGCACGGCCACGGGCTCGGGCTTCGTGCTGCGGCAGGACGGGTACCTGCTGACCAACAACCACGTGGTCGCGGGCGGCACCGGGTCGGGCGGCTCGCTCGTCGTGACGTTCGCCGACGGGCGCGAGGCGGACGCGACGCTCGTCGGGAGCACCGCGGACTACGACCTCGCGGTCATCAAGGTCGACGTCGAGGGGCTGGTCCCGCTCGCGCTCGGCGACTCCGACGCGGTGCGCGTGGGCGACCCCGTGGTGGCGGTCGGTGCGCCGCTCGGGCTCGAGGGGACCGTGACGACGGGCATCGTCTCGGCGCTCAACCGGCCGGTCTCGGCGGGCGACGAGGCTGACACCGCCTTCATCAACGCGATCCAGACGGACGCCGCGATCAACCCGGGCAACTCCGGCGGGCCGCTCGTGAACGCCGCGGGCGAGGTCATCGGCATCAACTCCGCGATCGCGCAGCCGCCGGGCCAGACCGCGCAGACGGGCGGGAGCATCGGGCTCGGCTTCGCGATCGGCTCGAACCAGGCGCGGCGCACCGCGACGCAGCTCATCGAGACGGGCCGCGCGACGTACCCGATCATCGGTGTGCTGCTCGACCGCCAGTACACGGGCGAGGGCGTGCGCGTCTCGTCGCAGGCGCAGCAGGGCCAGGACCCGGTGACGGCCGGGGGGCCGGCGCAGGACGCCGGGATCCGGCCGGGCGACGTGATCGTCGCGATCGACGGACGGCCCGTGACGGACCCCGACGAGCTCATCGTCGCGATCCGCGCGCACGAGCCCGGCGAGGTGATCGAGCTGACCGTCCGCTCGCGCGGCGAGGACCGGACGCTGCAGGTGGAGCTCGACGAGTCCGAGTGA
- a CDS encoding twin-arginine translocase TatA/TatE family subunit, with product MFDINGGELIVLLVVAALVVGPQRLPAYAEQLGALVRRGRDWITQARTRLDEETGDLGVDWEALDPRKYDPRRIVRDALLEEPAAPARRGAVPTASTTGAAVPRPAPLVGPPPFDDQAT from the coding sequence GTGTTCGACATCAACGGCGGCGAGCTGATCGTGCTCCTCGTCGTCGCGGCCCTCGTGGTCGGGCCGCAGCGGCTGCCGGCGTACGCCGAGCAGCTCGGGGCGCTGGTGCGCCGGGGACGCGACTGGATCACGCAGGCGCGCACCCGGCTCGACGAGGAGACCGGCGACCTCGGTGTCGACTGGGAGGCGCTCGACCCCCGTAAGTACGACCCGCGGCGCATCGTGCGCGACGCGCTCCTCGAGGAGCCCGCCGCGCCCGCTCGTCGCGGAGCGGTGCCCACGGCGTCCACCACGGGCGCCGCCGTGCCCCGCCCGGCCCCGCTCGTCGGGCCGCCCCCGTTCGACGACCAGGCGACCTGA
- the trpS gene encoding tryptophan--tRNA ligase translates to MQPTSDSLHLGNYLGALTQWVALQDGNDAIYCVVDLHALTVGPDPAVLRERTRRTAAQYLAGGVDPERSTLFVQSHVAEHAELAWILSCHTGFGEASRMTQFKDKSAKQGAEGTTVGLFTYPVLMAADILLYDTAKVPVGEDQRQHLELTRDLAQRLNSRFGAGTFVVPEAHIVKETAKIYDLQDPTAKMSKSAGSPNGLIELLDNPKTIAKRIRSAVTDAGREIRFDPENKAGVSNLLTIFSALSGRSIPELEADFDGKGYGDLKVALADLVVEWVTPFQARVHEYLDDPAALDAVLAAGAEKAREIAAPTLDRVYERSGLLARRARA, encoded by the coding sequence ATGCAGCCCACGTCGGACTCGCTCCACCTCGGCAACTACCTGGGTGCGCTGACGCAGTGGGTGGCGCTGCAGGACGGCAACGACGCGATCTACTGCGTCGTGGACCTGCACGCGCTGACGGTGGGCCCGGACCCGGCGGTGCTGCGCGAGCGCACGCGACGCACGGCCGCGCAGTACCTGGCGGGCGGCGTCGACCCGGAGCGGTCCACCCTGTTCGTGCAGTCGCACGTGGCGGAGCACGCGGAGCTGGCGTGGATCCTGTCGTGCCACACGGGCTTCGGCGAGGCGTCGCGCATGACGCAGTTCAAGGACAAGTCCGCGAAGCAGGGTGCCGAGGGCACCACCGTCGGGCTGTTCACGTACCCCGTGCTCATGGCCGCGGACATCCTGCTGTACGACACCGCGAAGGTCCCGGTGGGCGAGGACCAGCGCCAGCACCTCGAGCTGACGCGCGACCTCGCGCAGCGGCTGAACTCGAGGTTCGGCGCGGGCACGTTCGTCGTGCCCGAGGCGCACATCGTCAAGGAGACCGCGAAGATCTACGACCTGCAGGACCCGACCGCGAAGATGAGCAAGTCGGCGGGCTCGCCCAACGGCCTCATCGAGCTGCTCGACAACCCGAAGACGATCGCGAAGCGGATCCGCTCGGCCGTCACGGACGCGGGCCGTGAGATCCGGTTCGACCCGGAGAACAAGGCCGGCGTGTCGAACCTGCTCACGATCTTCTCCGCGCTGTCGGGCCGCAGCATCCCCGAGCTCGAGGCGGACTTCGACGGCAAGGGCTACGGGGACCTGAAGGTCGCGCTCGCGGACCTCGTCGTCGAGTGGGTCACGCCGTTCCAGGCCCGCGTGCACGAGTACCTGGACGACCCGGCGGCGCTCGACGCGGTGCTCGCGGCGGGTGCCGAGAAGGCGCGCGAGATCGCCGCGCCCACGCTCGACCGCGTGTACGAGCGCTCCGGGCTGCTCGCGCGGCGGGCACGCGCGTGA
- a CDS encoding 2'-5' RNA ligase family protein: MKLPELVGDQVIVGVAITVPEPYGTQLQDARARLGDPMAAYIPPHITLLGPTALAPRDAERVDAHLEQVAASHAPFVVRLRGTATFRPVSPVAFVQVADGIAGCEALETAVRTGPLAQDLRFHYHPHVTVAHELSDEQLDEAMDSLADYDATFVVTRFHCYLRGDDEVWRPRSEYRLTGRAAQRGARA; this comes from the coding sequence GTGAAGCTGCCCGAGCTCGTCGGCGACCAGGTGATCGTGGGGGTCGCGATCACCGTCCCGGAGCCGTACGGCACCCAGCTGCAGGACGCGCGTGCGCGCCTCGGCGACCCGATGGCGGCGTACATCCCGCCGCACATCACGCTGCTCGGTCCCACGGCCCTCGCGCCGCGGGACGCCGAGCGGGTCGACGCGCACCTCGAGCAGGTCGCGGCCTCCCACGCGCCGTTCGTCGTGCGGCTGCGCGGGACGGCGACGTTCCGCCCGGTCTCGCCCGTCGCGTTCGTGCAGGTCGCCGACGGCATCGCGGGGTGCGAGGCGCTCGAGACCGCGGTGCGCACCGGGCCGCTCGCGCAGGACCTGCGGTTCCACTACCACCCGCACGTCACGGTCGCGCACGAGCTGTCCGACGAACAGCTCGACGAGGCGATGGACTCCCTCGCGGACTACGACGCCACGTTCGTCGTGACGCGCTTCCACTGCTACCTGCGGGGCGACGACGAGGTCTGGCGTCCGCGGTCGGAGTACCGGCTCACGGGCCGCGCGGCGCAGCGCGGCGCGCGCGCGTGA
- a CDS encoding YihY/virulence factor BrkB family protein, whose amino-acid sequence MGRQPDVVEPAAGSGSAHVRAAAGVGEEIGAPRRSLVTRVVDRAKALLAWWQGTRAARANARFGAQGGGVLTGGIAYAALFSVFAALTIGWTVFMAVLGGNDELRTQVVDAINDAVPGLLSTGSTEGLVDPDSLRLSSGLTVAGAVAFVVLLLSALSATAALRTGVRAMFDEQGGGNAVVGKLRELGGLAGLAVAILLSAVMTTAAAAAVGWLLRTLGWGGAAVALQVVGVLVAFVVDAAVFVLVVKVLAGESPPWPDLRGGALIAGVGMGVVRILGTSVVAGSATRNPVLASFALVVTLLVWVNLISRIVLLAAAWTANPPASPSPAADAHA is encoded by the coding sequence GTGGGACGACAGCCAGACGTGGTGGAACCGGCAGCAGGCTCGGGCTCGGCGCACGTGCGCGCCGCGGCGGGCGTCGGCGAGGAGATCGGCGCGCCGCGCCGCTCCCTCGTGACGCGCGTCGTCGACCGGGCGAAGGCGCTGCTCGCATGGTGGCAGGGGACGCGGGCCGCGCGCGCGAACGCGCGGTTCGGCGCGCAAGGCGGGGGCGTGCTCACCGGCGGCATCGCGTACGCCGCGCTGTTCTCCGTGTTCGCGGCCCTCACGATCGGCTGGACCGTGTTCATGGCCGTCCTCGGTGGGAACGACGAGCTGCGCACGCAGGTCGTCGACGCGATCAACGACGCCGTGCCCGGCCTGCTGAGCACCGGCAGCACCGAGGGCCTGGTCGACCCGGACTCGCTGCGCCTCAGCTCCGGGCTGACGGTCGCGGGGGCGGTCGCGTTCGTCGTGCTGCTGCTGTCCGCGCTGTCCGCGACGGCTGCGCTGCGCACCGGCGTGCGGGCGATGTTCGACGAGCAGGGCGGCGGCAACGCGGTGGTCGGCAAGCTGCGCGAGCTCGGCGGGCTCGCGGGCCTCGCGGTGGCGATCCTGCTGTCCGCGGTCATGACGACCGCCGCGGCGGCCGCGGTCGGCTGGCTGCTGCGGACGCTCGGCTGGGGCGGTGCGGCGGTCGCGCTGCAGGTCGTCGGCGTCCTCGTGGCGTTCGTCGTCGACGCGGCCGTGTTCGTGCTCGTCGTCAAGGTCCTGGCGGGGGAGTCGCCGCCCTGGCCCGACCTGCGGGGCGGCGCGCTCATCGCGGGCGTCGGCATGGGGGTCGTGCGGATCCTCGGGACCTCCGTGGTGGCGGGCAGCGCGACGAGGAACCCGGTCCTCGCGTCGTTCGCGCTCGTCGTGACCCTGCTCGTGTGGGTCAACCTCATCTCGCGCATCGTGCTGCTCGCTGCGGCCTGGACCGCGAACCCTCCCGCGAGCCCGTCCCCGGCGGCCGACGCGCACGCCTGA
- a CDS encoding phosphotransferase, with the protein MLEDERDDELHDELHEEVVLPGGNVGGAVRVGATVRRPTGPWTPAVHELLGFLADEGLAGVPRPHGVDDRGREVLDYLPGEVVPVGRVELTDAQLASAARWLRDYHRVVAGFPRSSRRWRFVERALGPGEIVCHHDFAMYNLVFDGDALAGVFDWDTAGPGVPLDDLAMFAWVSPLLFPDADAARLAHGLRVIADAYGGVDPETLLRHVERRVTDSADRITAGQRAGDAGMLRLGERDEPASTLRRLRLLVARTDEIVAALARG; encoded by the coding sequence GTGCTGGAGGACGAGCGGGACGACGAGCTGCACGACGAGCTGCACGAGGAGGTCGTGCTCCCTGGCGGCAACGTGGGTGGGGCCGTGCGCGTGGGCGCCACGGTGCGCCGCCCGACGGGGCCGTGGACGCCCGCGGTGCACGAGCTGCTGGGGTTCCTGGCCGACGAGGGCCTGGCGGGCGTCCCGCGCCCGCACGGCGTCGACGACCGCGGCCGCGAGGTCCTGGACTACCTGCCGGGCGAGGTCGTGCCGGTCGGCCGGGTCGAGCTCACCGACGCGCAGCTCGCCTCCGCGGCACGGTGGCTGCGCGACTACCACCGCGTGGTCGCGGGTTTCCCGCGCTCGTCACGGCGCTGGCGGTTCGTCGAGCGGGCGCTGGGCCCCGGCGAGATCGTGTGCCACCACGACTTCGCGATGTACAACCTCGTGTTCGACGGCGACGCGCTCGCGGGCGTGTTCGACTGGGACACCGCCGGCCCTGGCGTCCCGCTCGACGACCTCGCGATGTTCGCGTGGGTGTCGCCCCTGCTGTTCCCCGACGCGGACGCGGCCCGTCTCGCGCACGGGCTGCGCGTGATCGCCGACGCGTACGGCGGCGTCGACCCTGAGACGCTGCTGCGCCACGTCGAGCGTCGGGTCACGGACTCGGCGGACCGGATCACCGCGGGCCAGCGCGCGGGCGACGCGGGGATGCTGCGCCTCGGCGAGCGCGACGAGCCGGCCTCGACGCTGCGGCGGCTGCGCCTGCTCGTCGCACGGACCGACGAGATCGTCGCGGCCCTCGCGCGCGGCTGA